A part of Gemmatimonadales bacterium genomic DNA contains:
- a CDS encoding ABC transporter permease, translated as MLAELERWLRIAGHRLASLWRRGADDAELDEELLEHVERLAEQYRARGMPDAEALRRARAAMGGVTRRREEMRDARGFRLVTDLIQDLRYAARSLRRTPSFTAVAVTTLGCGIAAAALVFSLVDAALFRPPPFSGADRLMVINFTQRPATGGAWQTRWSWSRLRLLMEEAQSFDAIASSSNVVVTLTGAEEPEPLAVEIVSSRYFDVLGTTLIRGRGFGPSDDDGATAAPLVVLGYRYWQDRFGGRDDVIGRTVQLNGIGVEVAGVAAPDFAGLSGEARAWLPVGMAPRVSYADYLVTNQNFITAIGRLRAGVGPAAAVAELAILGERIHAQVPSEVDRPDDRFGATAIALNQARIDRDTERALLLLGAAAGVLLLIACANVASLLLGRAAMRRREIGVRLAIGAGRGRLVRQLLGESGVLALAAGAVGVGLAAVAMPVLRIPATMARGSNFYGAIGEFATPVLDWRVLLFGVLASAATVVLTGLLPALRATRSDLVTDLALTPRGGIAGRRIGLREAMVALQLAMSIILLVGCGLLLASYARVRETPVGFDPGRILTFMIRPSEVQYPPAAAPALIDRVLEEIARVPGVESASVDGCAPLASQCASALLRIVGRDAAGTAPGVFRHYVGPDHFRTLGVPVEEGRSLLPTDRAGTAPVVVINRAAATRFWPGGSPIGQRVWFDGAASYGTPDASAEIVGVVADVAYRPVDQGPPPPSFFTPYSQFTYASRMVLVRTAGDPLGVLPAVGRAVRRADPSLALFDVRTMDDRARVAWSKRGFQAQALAAIAGVALLLAITGVYAVTTYFVASRRREIGMQIALGASRHQVARASLAVTVRLGLAGVAIGLIGAATVAQLIRAVLYQTPALDPLVFGAVVLVLLVALIAATIGPVRRALRVDPMEVLRCD; from the coding sequence GTGCTGGCCGAGCTGGAACGCTGGCTCCGCATCGCCGGTCATCGACTGGCGTCGCTCTGGCGGCGTGGAGCGGATGACGCGGAACTCGACGAAGAGCTGCTGGAACACGTCGAGCGACTTGCCGAGCAGTACCGGGCGCGGGGCATGCCCGATGCCGAGGCGCTGCGCCGAGCCCGAGCCGCGATGGGAGGTGTGACCCGACGACGCGAGGAGATGCGGGACGCGCGCGGGTTCCGGTTGGTCACTGATCTCATCCAGGATCTTCGCTACGCGGCGCGATCGCTGCGCAGAACGCCCAGTTTTACCGCTGTTGCCGTGACGACACTGGGCTGCGGTATTGCCGCGGCGGCTCTCGTCTTCAGCCTTGTCGATGCAGCCCTGTTCCGCCCGCCTCCGTTCTCCGGCGCCGACCGTCTGATGGTGATCAACTTCACCCAGCGCCCGGCGACCGGCGGAGCCTGGCAGACCCGCTGGTCGTGGTCTCGGCTTCGCCTCCTGATGGAGGAGGCGCAGTCGTTCGATGCGATTGCCTCGAGTTCCAACGTGGTGGTGACCCTGACGGGTGCCGAGGAACCCGAGCCGCTGGCAGTCGAGATCGTCTCATCGCGCTACTTTGACGTCCTGGGCACAACCCTGATCCGCGGGCGGGGGTTTGGTCCGAGCGATGACGATGGCGCCACCGCCGCGCCGCTGGTGGTGCTGGGCTATCGATATTGGCAGGATCGGTTCGGCGGTCGCGATGATGTGATCGGGCGCACCGTTCAGCTCAATGGCATCGGCGTCGAGGTGGCTGGTGTTGCCGCGCCAGACTTCGCCGGGCTCTCGGGTGAGGCGCGCGCCTGGCTTCCGGTCGGGATGGCGCCGCGCGTCTCGTACGCCGACTACCTCGTGACGAATCAGAACTTTATCACGGCGATCGGTCGCCTCCGAGCCGGAGTAGGGCCAGCCGCTGCGGTGGCTGAGCTCGCGATCCTGGGTGAGCGGATTCATGCGCAGGTGCCCAGCGAGGTCGACCGCCCCGACGACCGCTTCGGCGCTACGGCCATCGCACTCAATCAGGCCCGGATTGACCGTGACACAGAGCGTGCGCTCCTGCTGCTCGGTGCTGCTGCGGGGGTGCTGCTGCTGATTGCCTGCGCCAACGTTGCCAGCTTGCTGCTGGGCCGAGCGGCGATGCGGCGACGGGAGATCGGCGTTCGCCTCGCCATCGGAGCCGGCCGAGGACGCTTGGTGCGCCAGTTGCTGGGCGAGAGTGGCGTGCTTGCGCTTGCGGCCGGAGCGGTCGGCGTTGGGCTCGCGGCCGTGGCCATGCCGGTGCTCCGGATTCCCGCGACGATGGCTCGTGGCAGCAACTTCTATGGTGCCATCGGCGAGTTTGCCACCCCGGTGCTGGACTGGCGGGTGTTGCTTTTCGGCGTACTCGCCAGCGCAGCGACCGTTGTCCTGACTGGCCTGCTTCCCGCGCTCCGGGCGACCCGATCGGATCTGGTCACCGACCTGGCCCTGACGCCCCGAGGCGGCATTGCGGGCCGGCGCATCGGTTTGCGCGAGGCGATGGTTGCCCTGCAACTGGCCATGTCCATCATCTTGCTGGTCGGCTGCGGATTGCTGCTGGCGAGCTATGCCAGAGTGCGGGAGACACCTGTTGGCTTTGACCCGGGGCGGATCCTCACCTTCATGATCCGGCCTTCTGAGGTCCAGTACCCGCCTGCCGCGGCGCCGGCGCTGATCGATCGCGTGCTCGAGGAAATCGCGCGTGTTCCTGGCGTGGAATCGGCGTCGGTCGACGGTTGTGCGCCGCTGGCGTCGCAGTGCGCCAGTGCGCTGCTGCGGATCGTGGGCCGGGATGCGGCGGGCACGGCGCCCGGTGTCTTCCGCCACTATGTTGGTCCCGACCATTTCCGAACGCTCGGTGTTCCAGTCGAGGAAGGGCGGTCACTGCTGCCGACGGACCGTGCGGGCACCGCGCCGGTCGTCGTCATCAATCGCGCGGCTGCGACCAGGTTCTGGCCGGGCGGGAGCCCGATCGGACAGCGGGTCTGGTTCGACGGCGCGGCCTCCTACGGCACTCCGGATGCAAGCGCCGAGATCGTCGGTGTTGTCGCGGATGTCGCCTACCGCCCGGTCGATCAGGGCCCGCCGCCGCCCAGCTTCTTTACGCCCTACTCGCAGTTCACCTACGCCAGCCGGATGGTGCTGGTCCGGACGGCTGGCGATCCGTTGGGGGTGCTCCCCGCTGTCGGCCGCGCGGTGCGGCGAGCGGATCCGTCACTCGCCTTGTTTGATGTACGCACCATGGACGATCGTGCGCGGGTTGCCTGGTCCAAACGCGGTTTCCAGGCGCAGGCGCTTGCCGCGATTGCCGGGGTTGCGCTGCTGTTGGCGATTACCGGCGTCTATGCCGTAACGACCTACTTCGTCGCCAGTCGCCGCCGCGAGATCGGAATGCAGATCGCACTGGGCGCCTCCCGCCACCAGGTAGCTCGCGCCTCCCTGGCGGTAACCGTGCGGCTCGGTCTTGCGGGCGTCGCGATTGGCCTGATCGGCGCGGCGACCGTTGCGCAGCTGATCCGCGCGGTTCTCTACCAGACCCCGGCGCTCGATCCGCTCGTCTTTGGAGCCGTCGTGCTCGTGCTGCTGGTCGCGCTGATAGCTGCGACGATTGGCCCGGTACGCCGTGCTTTGCGGGTCGATCCGATGGAGGTGCTGCGATGCGACTGA
- a CDS encoding ankyrin repeat domain-containing protein, whose translation MRLTLAAMVDAIRANDIDELRARLEAEPALAHAAGDHDKTLLHWAAEMDRVEAASLLVDVGADPEAVTSWGATPFDWAAVMGSAGVADLLLARGATGLSLISAAALGRLSYVRDLVVRGGDLSSHRRRGAPAAATHEWPADTAHIRGDVLSDALHAAARNGHTAVVAYLASHGGNIDATAFFGATGLHWAASNGHRDTVVWMIEHGASLDRRDARFSATAEDWAREGGHEEVAELLVRARRPDKM comes from the coding sequence ATGCGACTGACCCTCGCCGCCATGGTCGACGCCATCAGAGCCAATGACATCGACGAGTTGCGGGCTCGGTTGGAGGCAGAGCCGGCACTGGCCCACGCAGCCGGAGACCATGATAAGACACTGCTCCATTGGGCCGCTGAGATGGATCGAGTCGAGGCGGCCTCATTGCTGGTGGACGTCGGCGCGGATCCCGAAGCGGTTACGTCGTGGGGCGCAACGCCGTTCGACTGGGCCGCCGTGATGGGAAGCGCTGGCGTGGCCGACCTGTTGCTTGCGCGCGGCGCAACGGGTCTTTCCCTGATCTCGGCGGCCGCGTTAGGCAGGCTGAGCTACGTTCGCGACCTGGTGGTTCGGGGGGGTGATCTGTCCTCCCATCGACGTCGCGGGGCGCCTGCCGCGGCTACCCATGAATGGCCGGCAGATACGGCCCACATTCGTGGAGACGTGCTCTCGGACGCCCTGCACGCCGCAGCGCGGAACGGCCATACGGCAGTGGTCGCCTACCTGGCGTCGCACGGTGGCAACATCGACGCGACTGCCTTCTTTGGGGCAACGGGACTCCACTGGGCCGCGAGTAATGGCCATCGCGATACGGTGGTCTGGATGATCGAACACGGCGCCAGCCTCGACCGACGCGACGCACGGTTCAGTGCGACAGCCGAGGACTGGGCCAGGGAAGGAGGCCACGAGGAGGTTGCGGAGCTGCTTGTGCGCGCTCGCCGGCCCGACAAGATGTAG
- a CDS encoding MBL fold metallo-hydrolase gives MTISRRAFVASSASAAVAASFARPALARVLQQPAAQPVFTAIRRNVGYFTMRGGTIGYLIDPSAVAVVDSQFPAEAKACLEGLNQRSKGRAIDVLINTHHHGDHSGGNVSFKGAAKRVVAHAKADEHMRQPPGGQAPADALFPDTTFGDSWRAELGDERVVARHYGRAHTSGDAVITFERANVAHMGDLLFNGRHPVVDRAAGAHMANWIAMLDRVPRDHSADTIYIFGHARAGLPVVGGQAELAQFRDYLTAVLEFVRTQVKAGKSQVEILAMRDPLAGFDAFGPFGAAHARDPLTVAYEEVTAGAG, from the coding sequence ATGACGATTTCCCGCCGAGCCTTCGTTGCCAGCTCCGCATCGGCAGCTGTGGCCGCGTCGTTTGCGCGGCCGGCCCTTGCACGCGTCCTGCAGCAGCCGGCGGCGCAACCGGTCTTTACGGCGATCCGTCGCAACGTCGGTTACTTCACGATGCGGGGCGGCACGATCGGCTACCTGATCGATCCGAGCGCAGTCGCGGTAGTCGACAGCCAGTTTCCCGCGGAAGCCAAGGCGTGCCTGGAGGGACTCAACCAGCGTTCCAAGGGCCGCGCCATCGACGTCCTGATCAACACCCATCACCACGGCGACCACAGTGGAGGCAACGTCTCGTTCAAAGGCGCCGCCAAACGCGTCGTGGCCCACGCCAAGGCTGATGAGCACATGCGTCAGCCGCCAGGTGGGCAAGCACCGGCCGACGCGCTCTTTCCGGACACGACGTTCGGCGACAGCTGGCGGGCCGAGCTCGGCGACGAGCGGGTCGTGGCGCGGCACTACGGCCGAGCCCATACCAGCGGCGACGCCGTGATCACCTTCGAACGCGCCAACGTGGCCCATATGGGCGACCTGCTCTTCAACGGTCGGCATCCGGTGGTCGACCGAGCTGCGGGTGCGCACATGGCCAACTGGATTGCGATGCTCGACCGAGTGCCCCGCGACCACTCTGCCGACACCATCTATATCTTCGGTCACGCCCGCGCCGGTCTGCCTGTCGTCGGCGGCCAAGCGGAGCTGGCCCAGTTCCGCGACTACCTCACCGCAGTGCTCGAGTTCGTCCGCACCCAGGTCAAGGCCGGCAAGTCACAGGTCGAGATCCTCGCAATGCGCGATCCGCTCGCGGGATTCGACGCGTTCGGACCGTTCGGCGCCGCGCACGCGCGGGATCCTCTGACTGTGGCCTACGAAGAGGTGACCGCCGGCGCGGGGTGA
- a CDS encoding M81 family metallopeptidase → MTDSLSAVVRSALLALVVTGCAPARDADPAQRPLRLAVAFFAHEATTFMPEKVGIDGFPKPNLVGEALLASRSESIQGFVQQAREYHGVELIGLESPGGLPIGSSSKGWITEEAFEHYAGLMMDGLRKALPVDGVYLALHGAMAVEGVPRPEAELARRAREIVGPEVPIAGTFDPHGNEDEEFLRQANFSMVMKYFPHYDGRLQGERAARLLIRTARGDYQPTTATRKPAIITPTVMQWTGQYPWINLIQRALVWEARRKDVFVSVFFGFPWSDVPDVGATIQVMTNGDQALADEIADDMAGYMWRLRRDFVATTPVVAPANAVSQAITATRRQETPVVLADYSDRSGDATHILAEIVRQDLGGVLYATLRDERLLKTLVAEGAKAGDAFDREVGGFVVDPESGKPVRLRGKLVYLGQPEGMASSLGSADKTVAIVEFGRGNWVVITPELVQVTDPSQMGWDPIAPARFTTWVLKSRAHFRRGFDDNGFAKTIVIVDAPAPYVGTIHLDKLPYRNVELDKFYPYRPGDTIPRIAP, encoded by the coding sequence ATGACAGATTCGCTATCGGCGGTCGTTCGCTCCGCCTTGCTCGCGCTGGTCGTGACGGGGTGCGCCCCCGCCCGCGATGCCGATCCCGCTCAGCGCCCGCTCCGGTTGGCGGTGGCGTTCTTTGCCCATGAAGCCACCACCTTCATGCCTGAGAAGGTCGGCATCGACGGCTTTCCCAAGCCCAATCTGGTGGGCGAGGCGCTGCTCGCGTCGCGCTCGGAGTCGATTCAGGGATTCGTCCAGCAGGCACGTGAGTACCACGGTGTCGAGCTGATCGGGCTCGAGTCTCCCGGTGGCCTGCCGATCGGCAGCAGCTCCAAGGGGTGGATCACGGAGGAGGCCTTCGAACACTACGCCGGGCTCATGATGGATGGCCTGCGCAAGGCGCTCCCGGTCGATGGCGTCTACCTCGCGCTCCATGGGGCCATGGCCGTCGAGGGCGTGCCGAGACCTGAGGCAGAGCTGGCGCGGCGGGCCCGCGAGATCGTGGGTCCCGAGGTGCCGATCGCGGGCACCTTCGATCCGCATGGTAACGAGGATGAAGAGTTCCTGCGGCAGGCCAACTTCTCCATGGTGATGAAGTACTTCCCGCACTATGACGGTCGGCTCCAGGGCGAGCGAGCCGCGCGCCTGCTGATTCGCACGGCGCGAGGTGATTATCAACCCACTACGGCAACTCGGAAGCCGGCCATCATTACACCGACGGTGATGCAGTGGACCGGGCAGTATCCCTGGATCAACCTGATTCAGCGGGCGCTGGTCTGGGAGGCGCGGCGCAAAGATGTGTTCGTCAGCGTGTTCTTCGGGTTTCCGTGGAGCGATGTCCCGGACGTCGGCGCAACGATTCAGGTCATGACCAACGGCGACCAGGCCCTGGCCGACGAGATCGCCGATGACATGGCCGGCTACATGTGGCGCCTCCGCCGTGATTTCGTCGCGACCACGCCGGTCGTGGCTCCGGCCAACGCGGTCAGCCAGGCAATTACCGCAACGCGCCGACAGGAGACCCCCGTCGTGCTCGCCGACTATTCGGATCGGTCCGGTGACGCGACCCATATCCTGGCGGAGATCGTCCGCCAGGATCTGGGCGGGGTGCTGTATGCCACGCTGCGCGACGAGCGGCTGCTCAAGACGCTGGTCGCCGAGGGTGCCAAGGCGGGGGACGCGTTCGATCGCGAGGTCGGTGGCTTCGTCGTTGATCCCGAGAGCGGCAAGCCGGTCCGCCTGCGCGGCAAGCTGGTGTATCTTGGCCAGCCTGAAGGCATGGCATCGTCGCTGGGGAGTGCGGACAAGACGGTTGCCATCGTCGAGTTCGGCCGCGGCAACTGGGTGGTGATCACGCCCGAACTCGTCCAGGTGACCGATCCGAGCCAGATGGGGTGGGACCCGATCGCCCCCGCGCGCTTCACGACTTGGGTGCTCAAGTCGCGGGCGCATTTCCGCCGCGGCTTCGATGACAACGGATTCGCGAAAACGATCGTGATCGTCGATGCGCCTGCTCCGTACGTCGGGACGATTCATCTCGACAAGTTGCCCTACCGCAACGTCGAGCTCGACAAGTTCTACCCCTACCGCCCCGGTGATACGATTCCGCGGATTGCCCCCTGA
- a CDS encoding GNAT family N-acetyltransferase, which translates to MERWIERTDLATIADFRNEYQQDMACQVIHDSLHSRPGWTVEYAMRLGDTTVGYGSIAIAGPWADSPVAYEFYLTAPARVYAFEFFEALLGASGVRSIEMQSNDALGTAMLFAFADSVRSESILFEDGLTTNWRPNGAVFRHPTVEEEPALTSETRRWRGVIESDGVVAATGGVLFHYNPPYGDVYMDVEEEYRRRGFGSFMVQELKRLCREDGRIPGARCNIANIASRHTLQKAGFVPCGHLLRGERLDSRGERGAP; encoded by the coding sequence ATGGAGCGTTGGATCGAACGCACGGATCTCGCCACGATCGCTGACTTTCGGAATGAATACCAGCAGGATATGGCCTGCCAGGTCATCCATGACTCCCTCCATAGCCGGCCGGGATGGACCGTTGAGTACGCGATGCGCCTGGGTGATACCACGGTAGGCTACGGCTCGATCGCGATTGCCGGGCCCTGGGCCGACAGTCCGGTTGCCTACGAGTTCTACCTGACGGCGCCTGCGCGGGTCTATGCCTTCGAGTTCTTCGAGGCCCTCCTCGGCGCCAGCGGAGTTCGATCGATCGAAATGCAGAGCAACGACGCGCTGGGAACAGCCATGCTGTTCGCGTTTGCAGACAGCGTTCGCTCGGAGTCGATCCTGTTCGAGGACGGTCTGACAACAAACTGGCGTCCCAACGGGGCGGTCTTCCGGCATCCGACGGTTGAGGAAGAGCCTGCGCTCACCTCGGAGACGCGTCGCTGGCGCGGCGTCATCGAGTCGGATGGTGTTGTCGCGGCCACAGGAGGCGTGCTTTTCCATTACAACCCGCCCTACGGCGATGTGTACATGGATGTCGAAGAAGAGTACCGGCGCCGAGGATTCGGGTCTTTCATGGTGCAGGAATTGAAACGCCTTTGCCGCGAGGACGGTCGGATTCCCGGCGCCAGGTGCAACATCGCCAACATCGCATCCCGTCATACCCTGCAGAAGGCCGGCTTCGTGCCCTGCGGCCACCTCCTGCGAGGCGAGAGGCTGGACTCGAGAGGCGAGCGGGGGGCTCCATGA
- a CDS encoding beta-lactamase family protein has translation MRRPSVPLVHRVLVALALLSVVLSGPVVAQDDVAAIIARIEGPQKPNRQGFDGLTIEEMMTRFRIPGMTIAVIKDFKVHWAKGYGVADVTTGRRVETNTPFQAASISKPVTAMAVVKLAQEGKLSLDQDVNALLTSWRVPESEFTRVQPVTLRSLLSHTSGADDGFGFPGYKPDAPRPTLVQLLNGEKPSNVGPVRFARPVYAGQKYSGGGTEIVQLTLTDLTKKPFAQLMQETVLGPIGMTESSFEQPPVGVLAERTARAHSPGGTAMDTKWHVYPEQAAAGLWTTATDLAKFAIEVQNAYRGPAGKVLSQASAREMIAPTGLGSFAVGLMVEKRGEGWYFMHSGGNWGFSCNLIAHVRKGYGVVIMINGGSGPLIREVEERVAAAYGWDNLDKPIPR, from the coding sequence ATGAGGCGTCCGTCGGTTCCCCTGGTCCACCGTGTCCTCGTCGCACTCGCGTTGCTTTCCGTGGTCCTCTCGGGCCCGGTCGTTGCACAAGACGACGTCGCGGCCATCATCGCCCGAATCGAAGGCCCGCAGAAGCCGAACCGGCAGGGATTCGACGGGCTGACCATCGAAGAGATGATGACCCGATTCCGGATTCCCGGGATGACCATTGCTGTCATCAAGGACTTCAAGGTGCACTGGGCCAAGGGCTACGGCGTGGCCGACGTGACGACCGGGCGACGAGTCGAAACCAACACGCCCTTCCAGGCCGCCTCGATCAGCAAGCCGGTCACCGCGATGGCGGTCGTCAAGCTGGCCCAGGAGGGCAAGCTGTCGCTCGATCAGGACGTCAACGCGCTCCTGACCTCGTGGCGAGTGCCGGAAAGCGAGTTCACCCGAGTTCAGCCGGTCACCCTGCGGTCGCTGCTCAGTCACACCTCAGGCGCGGACGATGGTTTCGGGTTCCCCGGCTACAAGCCGGATGCGCCCCGTCCAACCCTGGTCCAGCTGCTCAACGGTGAAAAACCGTCCAACGTCGGTCCGGTCCGGTTTGCCCGTCCGGTCTACGCGGGTCAGAAGTATTCGGGCGGCGGCACCGAGATCGTACAGTTGACGCTGACCGATCTGACGAAGAAGCCGTTTGCGCAGCTGATGCAGGAGACCGTGCTGGGCCCGATCGGCATGACCGAAAGCTCATTCGAGCAGCCGCCGGTCGGTGTGCTTGCGGAACGCACTGCTCGCGCTCACAGCCCAGGCGGCACCGCAATGGATACCAAGTGGCACGTCTATCCGGAGCAAGCAGCCGCCGGACTCTGGACCACGGCCACCGATCTTGCCAAGTTTGCCATCGAAGTTCAGAACGCCTACCGCGGCCCCGCCGGTAAGGTGCTCTCCCAGGCCTCGGCGCGCGAGATGATCGCCCCGACCGGACTTGGGTCGTTTGCCGTCGGTCTGATGGTCGAAAAGCGCGGCGAGGGCTGGTACTTCATGCACAGCGGCGGCAACTGGGGCTTCAGCTGCAACTTGATTGCCCACGTCCGCAAAGGCTACGGAGTGGTCATCATGATCAATGGCGGCAGTGGTCCGCTGATCCGTGAGGTCGAAGAGCGCGTGGCGGCGGCATACGGCTGGGACAACCTCGACAAGCCGATTCCGCGCTGA
- a CDS encoding S9 family peptidase: MRPRVLLVCLLAGAAPATVVAQQKLTPSDLFQFEYAADPQISPDGQWVVYVRQWQDVMTDRRYANLWLVRTDGTDNRPLTTGKFNESSPRWSPDGKRLAYLTNRGGSAQIQVRYMDTGMTHPVTSIASPPSGVTWSPDGQHLAFVAQVRQPPLVVGRLLTPPAGATWAPPPNYTDRLVFRQDGAGEVPPGFMHAFVVPATGGTARQITSGDYHHGGMPWGGGSLAWTPDGAELILAARRGERPEWNSRDSELFAVSVKDRTLRQLTDRFGPDLSPEVSPDGRLIAYVGYDDRKVGYQNTLLYLMGRDGSGKRVLSSRIDQSVRSPVWAADGKGYVAFDDKGNTKVALVALDGSYRVVAHNLGAGTSAYGGGSYSVSRDGSIVYTLSTPSVISDVAYTRTATGSPVRVLTDLNSDVLADRELGQVEEIWWKSSKDQRDIHGWIIKPPGFDPSRKYPMILEIHGGPFANYGDRFDEEKQLMAAAGYVVFYPNPRGSTSYGEEFGNLIHHAYPGDDFYDLDSGVDAVIAKGYVDPNNLFVTGGSGGGVLTAWMIGKSNRFKAALAFYPVINWESFSLTADMASASVNNWFPGFPWDHPENYAKRSLLSVVKNVKTPTLIMTGDEDYRTPMSESEQYYKALHMLGVETVLVRVPEEPHGIRRRPSHLASKITTLEGWFAKYRGQTP; this comes from the coding sequence ATGCGACCCCGAGTCCTGCTGGTCTGCCTCCTCGCCGGGGCAGCACCCGCCACCGTTGTTGCACAGCAAAAGCTGACACCGTCCGATCTCTTTCAGTTCGAGTACGCCGCCGACCCGCAGATATCGCCCGATGGGCAATGGGTGGTCTACGTCCGCCAGTGGCAGGACGTGATGACCGATCGGCGCTACGCCAATCTCTGGCTCGTCAGAACGGACGGCACGGACAACCGTCCACTCACCACGGGGAAGTTCAACGAGAGCTCACCCCGCTGGTCGCCAGACGGCAAGCGGCTTGCCTACCTGACCAATCGGGGCGGATCGGCGCAGATCCAGGTTCGCTACATGGACACAGGCATGACACACCCGGTCACGAGCATCGCCAGCCCACCGAGCGGGGTGACCTGGTCGCCGGACGGGCAGCATCTTGCCTTCGTTGCCCAGGTCAGACAACCGCCGCTCGTCGTGGGGCGGCTGCTGACACCGCCAGCGGGCGCGACGTGGGCGCCGCCGCCCAACTACACCGATCGCCTGGTGTTTCGGCAGGATGGGGCGGGCGAGGTGCCGCCTGGTTTCATGCACGCGTTCGTGGTGCCCGCCACGGGCGGCACGGCACGGCAGATTACGAGCGGCGACTATCATCACGGTGGGATGCCGTGGGGCGGCGGCTCGCTCGCCTGGACCCCTGACGGCGCCGAGTTGATCCTCGCTGCCCGGCGCGGCGAGCGCCCGGAGTGGAACTCGCGCGATTCCGAGCTCTTCGCCGTGTCGGTGAAGGACCGGACGCTGCGCCAGCTCACCGATCGATTCGGGCCGGACCTGAGCCCGGAGGTGTCACCTGATGGTCGCCTGATTGCCTATGTCGGATACGACGACCGCAAGGTGGGCTACCAGAACACCCTGCTCTATCTCATGGGCCGCGACGGTTCGGGCAAGCGGGTCCTGTCCTCGCGAATCGATCAGAGCGTGCGCAGCCCTGTCTGGGCGGCGGACGGCAAGGGTTACGTCGCGTTCGACGACAAGGGCAACACGAAAGTCGCCCTGGTTGCTCTCGACGGTTCCTACCGCGTCGTGGCGCACAACCTGGGCGCAGGCACCTCGGCGTACGGCGGCGGCAGCTACTCCGTGTCGCGCGACGGCAGCATCGTCTACACCTTGAGCACGCCGAGTGTGATCTCCGACGTGGCCTACACCCGGACTGCAACCGGCAGCCCGGTTCGGGTCCTGACCGACCTGAACAGCGACGTGCTGGCCGACCGCGAGCTGGGTCAGGTCGAGGAGATCTGGTGGAAGTCGTCCAAGGATCAGCGCGACATTCACGGCTGGATCATCAAGCCGCCTGGTTTCGATCCGTCACGCAAGTATCCGATGATTCTGGAGATTCATGGCGGGCCGTTTGCGAACTACGGTGATCGCTTCGATGAAGAGAAGCAGCTGATGGCGGCTGCCGGCTACGTTGTTTTCTATCCCAATCCTCGGGGCAGTACGAGTTACGGCGAAGAGTTCGGCAATCTGATCCACCACGCCTACCCCGGCGACGATTTCTACGATCTCGACTCGGGAGTCGACGCCGTGATTGCGAAGGGCTATGTCGACCCGAACAACCTGTTCGTGACCGGTGGCAGCGGCGGTGGCGTGCTGACGGCGTGGATGATCGGCAAGTCGAATCGATTCAAGGCGGCGCTGGCGTTCTACCCGGTGATCAACTGGGAGAGCTTCTCGCTGACGGCCGACATGGCGTCGGCCTCCGTGAATAACTGGTTCCCGGGTTTTCCCTGGGACCACCCCGAGAACTATGCGAAGCGGTCGCTGCTGTCGGTCGTCAAGAACGTCAAGACACCGACGCTGATCATGACCGGCGATGAGGACTACCGGACCCCGATGTCCGAGTCAGAGCAGTACTACAAGGCGCTGCACATGCTCGGTGTGGAGACCGTGCTGGTTCGGGTGCCGGAAGAGCCGCACGGGATCCGGCGGCGGCCGAGTCACCTGGCGTCGAAGATTACGACGCTGGAAGGCTGGTTTGCGAAGTATCGGGGTCAGACACCCTGA
- a CDS encoding DUF4242 domain-containing protein: MPKFVIERDIPGAGKLSPSDLQGISQKSCGVLSTMGPQIQWVHSYVTDDKIFCVYVAPDEASVREHARQGGFPANRVSRVATMIDPTTAEA; this comes from the coding sequence ATGCCCAAGTTTGTCATCGAGCGAGATATCCCCGGCGCCGGCAAGCTTTCCCCATCCGACCTGCAGGGCATCTCGCAGAAGTCGTGCGGTGTGCTCTCGACCATGGGCCCCCAGATCCAGTGGGTCCACAGCTATGTCACTGACGACAAGATCTTCTGCGTTTACGTGGCGCCCGACGAAGCCTCGGTCCGGGAACACGCTCGTCAAGGTGGATTCCCGGCCAATCGGGTGTCGCGAGTGGCCACCATGATCGACCCGACGACTGCTGAGGCATAG